A genomic region of Planktothrix serta PCC 8927 contains the following coding sequences:
- a CDS encoding vitamin K epoxide reductase family protein: MIRRRSTPWIHQKSRFIIASLAAFGAVITAYLTILKLTGGTAACPITGCDQVLSSPYAVVFGLPLPLFGFLAYVIMAGMAISPWLINPETQKSLRTKTEDWTWLLIFAQASAMMIFSFYLMYLMAFVIKSLCIYCIASAICSLSLFILALLGRDWEDRGQLFFIAVVVGMITLIATLAVYSPINSPRAEENLFKITTTSNPANIELAQYLTQSGAKMYGAFWCAHCHDQKELLGQEAVEKLSYIECDQQGKNPQPDLCKAKKVDAYPTWEIKGQMYSGVLSLEKLSEVSGFTGSRDFGVR, encoded by the coding sequence ATGATTCGCCGACGTTCAACCCCTTGGATTCATCAAAAATCCAGATTTATCATTGCTAGTCTCGCCGCCTTTGGTGCTGTGATAACCGCCTATTTAACCATTCTCAAACTGACCGGGGGAACTGCGGCTTGTCCGATAACAGGTTGTGATCAAGTTCTGTCAAGTCCCTATGCAGTTGTCTTTGGTTTACCTCTACCTTTATTTGGGTTTTTGGCTTATGTGATTATGGCAGGGATGGCTATTAGCCCTTGGTTAATTAACCCTGAAACCCAAAAAAGTTTAAGAACAAAAACAGAAGATTGGACATGGCTATTGATATTTGCCCAAGCTTCTGCGATGATGATTTTTAGTTTTTATCTCATGTATTTAATGGCATTTGTCATTAAATCTTTGTGTATTTATTGTATTGCTTCGGCAATTTGTTCCCTGAGTTTATTTATTTTAGCTTTATTAGGTCGAGATTGGGAAGATCGAGGTCAACTGTTTTTTATTGCGGTCGTTGTGGGGATGATTACATTAATTGCAACCTTAGCAGTTTATTCTCCCATTAATAGCCCTCGCGCTGAAGAAAATTTGTTTAAGATCACAACAACTTCTAATCCAGCCAATATTGAACTCGCTCAATATTTAACGCAGTCTGGAGCTAAAATGTATGGGGCTTTTTGGTGTGCTCACTGTCATGACCAGAAAGAATTATTGGGTCAAGAAGCAGTGGAAAAACTATCTTATATTGAGTGTGATCAACAGGGAAAAAATCCTCAGCCGGATTTATGTAAAGCCAAGAAGGTTGACGCTTATCCGACTTGGGAAATTAAGGGTCAGATGTATTCAGGAGTTCTAAGTTTAGAAAAGTTATCAGAGGTTTCAGGATTTACCGGATCTCGTGATTTTGGTGTTCGTTAA
- a CDS encoding hemerythrin domain-containing protein, with protein MVTTLTDAKREAIGQKLATMKTVQQLLVETEQLFVRDCNVSEIRQQFQEMLEDDQKNLGIMDTVITQYGIQSQPKEQATKMINLAKEMMNKSDLTFYEKVAQLELLKHGQVMSGLLVHKSAQVVGADVEAAITPLNTVNFESRAHQEKLKGILEYLGTQELTGQAPDQSIWGRVQDAIAALSGVMGSAVTQNSDKSDMNIQDVIRMDHQKAKTLIAEIENCNDSQKIQEYFGQLYKDLSVHSEAEEQVLYPKVRSLYDDTQNLYNEQAELKVVLEEIKSLSPSSAQFKDKVKKVKDMVNHHTREEENDVFAVIRRNLSTTEQEQLATQFKEAKKQLQTKMASQK; from the coding sequence ATGGTAACGACTTTAACGGATGCAAAACGGGAAGCAATTGGTCAAAAACTAGCGACCATGAAAACGGTGCAACAACTTTTGGTCGAAACTGAACAGTTGTTTGTCCGAGATTGTAATGTCTCAGAAATCCGTCAACAATTCCAAGAAATGTTAGAGGATGACCAAAAAAATCTTGGCATCATGGATACGGTTATTACCCAATATGGCATTCAATCTCAACCGAAAGAGCAAGCCACTAAAATGATCAATCTCGCCAAAGAGATGATGAATAAATCGGACTTAACTTTTTATGAAAAAGTGGCTCAACTTGAACTGCTGAAGCATGGACAAGTGATGTCGGGTTTATTAGTTCATAAATCGGCTCAAGTGGTCGGTGCTGATGTGGAAGCTGCTATTACACCTTTAAATACGGTTAACTTTGAAAGCCGCGCTCATCAAGAAAAACTTAAAGGGATTTTAGAATATTTAGGAACCCAAGAATTAACGGGTCAAGCTCCTGATCAAAGCATTTGGGGACGGGTTCAAGATGCGATCGCAGCCTTATCGGGTGTGATGGGTAGTGCTGTTACCCAAAATTCTGATAAGTCCGATATGAATATTCAAGATGTGATTCGTATGGATCATCAGAAGGCTAAAACATTAATTGCTGAAATTGAAAATTGCAATGATTCGCAAAAAATTCAAGAATATTTCGGACAATTATACAAAGATTTAAGTGTCCATTCGGAAGCTGAAGAACAAGTGCTTTATCCTAAAGTTCGTTCTTTGTATGACGATACTCAAAATCTGTATAATGAGCAAGCTGAATTGAAAGTTGTTTTAGAAGAAATTAAATCTCTCAGTCCGAGTTCTGCTCAGTTCAAAGATAAAGTTAAAAAAGTGAAAGATATGGTTAACCACCATACTCGTGAAGAAGAAAATGATGTCTTTGCTGTGATTCGGCGAAACTTATCAACCACTGAACAAGAACAGTTAGCCACCCAATTTAAAGAAGCCAAAAAACAATTGCAAACTAAAATGGCTTCTCAAAAATAA
- a CDS encoding heavy metal translocating P-type ATPase, producing MTQTPSVKTQQMQVGGMDCGSCAAKIEAGVQKIPGVAEISVSVATKRLSVTYDPKQVNEQEIRDRVISLGFTIISPKSDLETHDHEHNHGSGEFNLKRELPSVLVVITLFVVGIIFEKPLHNTPYNWGEYVVFIPAYLLSGWSVLKTAGRNILRGQVFDENFLMTIATVGAIAIHQLPEAVAVMLFFRIGELFQEYSVSRSRRTIKSLLEIRPDIANLKVNGIVKQVSPETVNVGDIILVKPGEKIPLDGEILEGNSQIDTSALTGESVPRRVKVGENVLAGTINQSGVLTIQVTKLFGESSIVKILDLVENATSKKAETEKFITQFARYYTPVVVVLSLVVAFLPPLFIPGATHTEWVYRALILLVISCPCGLVISIPLGYFGGVGGAAKRGILVKGSTFLDTLTTVKTVVFDKTGTLTQGVFKVAKIVTQNGFSESELLKLAAKAEAHSNHPVAQSIREAYGQIIDHEDVTNYEEIAGHGIRAKVKNQVVLAGNDRLLHRENIDHDTCNLEGTIVHLAIDGCYAGYILIADEIKDDAIKAIQDLKSVGVERIIMLTGDNRAVAKSVAESLGLDSYLAELLPEEKVEVIEKLLSRAGKGKVAFVGDGINDAPVIARADVGIAMGGLGSDAAIETADVVIMADAPSKVAEAIQVAKKTRQIVVQNIVLAMAIKGLFIVLGVIGIATLWEAVFADVGVALLAILNATRVLK from the coding sequence ATGACTCAGACTCCTTCGGTGAAAACTCAACAGATGCAGGTCGGTGGTATGGATTGCGGTAGCTGTGCCGCCAAAATCGAAGCAGGTGTACAGAAAATACCCGGTGTGGCAGAAATATCCGTGAGTGTGGCGACGAAACGCTTAAGTGTGACTTATGACCCCAAGCAGGTAAACGAACAGGAAATCCGCGATCGCGTCATCTCTTTGGGCTTCACCATCATCAGCCCAAAATCTGATTTAGAGACTCACGACCATGAGCATAATCACGGTTCAGGGGAGTTTAACCTAAAACGGGAACTTCCCTCAGTGTTGGTAGTAATTACATTATTTGTTGTAGGAATAATTTTCGAGAAACCCTTGCATAATACGCCCTACAATTGGGGTGAGTATGTAGTATTTATTCCTGCCTATTTACTCAGTGGTTGGTCAGTGTTGAAAACGGCGGGACGGAATATTCTCAGGGGACAGGTGTTTGATGAAAACTTCTTAATGACGATTGCGACGGTAGGAGCGATCGCCATTCATCAACTCCCCGAAGCCGTCGCCGTCATGCTGTTTTTCCGCATCGGAGAATTGTTTCAAGAATACTCTGTGAGTCGTTCTCGCCGCACGATTAAATCTCTGCTGGAAATTCGCCCGGACATTGCCAATTTAAAAGTTAATGGAATAGTCAAACAAGTCTCCCCAGAAACCGTCAACGTGGGAGATATTATTCTCGTCAAACCCGGAGAAAAGATTCCCTTAGATGGTGAAATTCTTGAAGGGAATTCTCAGATTGATACTTCAGCATTAACCGGAGAATCTGTTCCGCGTAGGGTGAAAGTTGGAGAAAATGTCTTAGCAGGGACGATTAACCAAAGTGGTGTTTTAACGATTCAAGTCACCAAACTTTTTGGGGAATCTTCGATCGTCAAAATTCTCGATCTTGTTGAAAATGCTACTAGCAAGAAAGCAGAAACCGAGAAATTTATTACCCAATTTGCCCGCTACTATACCCCCGTTGTTGTTGTTTTATCTCTAGTTGTAGCCTTTTTACCCCCCCTATTTATTCCCGGTGCAACTCACACAGAATGGGTTTACCGCGCCCTAATTTTGCTAGTGATTTCCTGTCCCTGTGGACTGGTGATTAGTATTCCCTTGGGCTATTTTGGTGGCGTTGGAGGGGCTGCCAAACGAGGAATTCTGGTCAAAGGTTCGACGTTTTTGGATACCCTAACAACCGTTAAAACTGTTGTTTTTGATAAAACTGGAACCTTGACCCAAGGTGTGTTTAAAGTAGCGAAAATTGTAACTCAAAACGGTTTTTCCGAGTCAGAATTGCTGAAGTTGGCAGCCAAAGCAGAAGCTCATTCTAACCACCCAGTAGCACAGTCAATTCGAGAAGCCTACGGTCAAATTATTGATCACGAAGATGTAACAAATTACGAAGAAATTGCGGGTCATGGGATTCGGGCAAAAGTGAAAAATCAGGTCGTTTTAGCCGGGAATGATCGTTTGTTGCATCGAGAAAATATTGACCACGATACCTGCAATTTAGAGGGTACTATTGTTCATCTTGCAATTGATGGATGCTATGCAGGTTACATTTTAATTGCAGATGAAATTAAGGACGATGCCATTAAGGCAATTCAAGATCTTAAAAGTGTGGGAGTCGAGCGAATTATAATGCTCACGGGTGACAACCGGGCTGTTGCTAAAAGCGTAGCAGAAAGTCTAGGTTTAGATTCTTATCTAGCTGAATTATTACCCGAAGAAAAAGTAGAGGTAATTGAGAAGTTGCTGAGTCGAGCCGGAAAAGGCAAAGTTGCATTTGTGGGTGATGGCATCAATGATGCTCCTGTGATTGCTAGAGCCGATGTGGGTATAGCAATGGGAGGATTAGGGTCGGATGCGGCTATTGAGACGGCTGATGTGGTGATTATGGCCGATGCTCCGTCTAAAGTGGCAGAGGCGATTCAAGTTGCCAAAAAGACTCGCCAGATTGTCGTACAGAATATTGTATTAGCAATGGCGATTAAAGGATTATTTATTGTTTTGGGTGTGATCGGGATAGCAACCTTGTGGGAGGCAGTATTTGCCGATGTGGGAGTGGCATTACTAGCAATCTTGAATGCTACAAGAGTCCTCAAGTAG
- a CDS encoding type IV pilus twitching motility protein PilT: MTNSASPKPIPKMPPPPVPVSVESASMSIASASSIKLMVKDAYSKKASDIHIRVGHTPRFRIQGQMARAKDHVKVTPELFEQYLDEILTTHQRQQFAETKELDTAIFYPGLVRCRVNCFDSLTGGAMVLRLIHLQIPSIDELGLPPVLKNIIDSPQGLILVTGPTGSGKSSTLAAMIRQLNETAKKHIVTIEDPIEFVHPSKMCLISQREVGLHTLEFHNALRAVLREDPDVILIGEMRDRTTVNTALQASQTGHLVLGTLHTRNALNSINRLLNLFNVDEQPAVRISICDSLVAVIAQLLVPTVDNKRTAVHDVLVNTPAMRDYLLKGDEESALQLMESDTYEGMQLINQALFEQVLAARVTMEEAEKVSPDATDLDRRFRVAGIDSSGMARQFKEGKSPFSA; the protein is encoded by the coding sequence ATGACGAACTCCGCCTCCCCCAAACCTATCCCCAAAATGCCTCCACCTCCTGTCCCTGTTTCAGTGGAGTCTGCATCGATGTCCATTGCCTCTGCTTCCTCGATTAAACTGATGGTAAAAGATGCTTATAGCAAAAAAGCATCAGATATTCATATTCGAGTCGGACATACTCCTCGATTTAGGATTCAAGGACAAATGGCACGGGCAAAGGATCATGTTAAAGTGACTCCTGAACTGTTTGAACAGTATTTAGATGAAATTCTCACGACCCATCAACGCCAACAGTTTGCGGAAACGAAAGAATTAGACACAGCCATATTTTATCCAGGGTTAGTGCGTTGTCGGGTGAATTGTTTTGACTCCCTGACTGGGGGGGCGATGGTTTTACGTCTGATTCATTTGCAAATTCCTTCTATTGATGAGTTAGGATTGCCTCCTGTTCTCAAAAATATTATTGATTCTCCCCAGGGTTTAATTTTAGTCACTGGGCCAACGGGTTCGGGGAAATCCTCGACCTTAGCCGCTATGATTCGTCAGTTGAATGAAACGGCTAAAAAGCATATTGTTACCATTGAAGACCCGATTGAATTTGTTCATCCCTCGAAGATGTGTTTGATTAGTCAACGGGAAGTTGGCTTACATACGTTAGAATTCCATAACGCATTACGCGCAGTTCTCCGGGAAGATCCTGATGTAATTCTAATTGGGGAAATGCGCGATCGCACTACGGTTAACACAGCGTTACAAGCCTCTCAAACGGGTCACTTAGTATTAGGAACCCTCCACACCCGCAACGCTTTAAACTCAATTAATCGTCTGTTAAACCTATTTAATGTAGATGAACAACCCGCCGTGCGGATTTCAATTTGTGATTCTTTAGTGGCGGTGATTGCTCAATTATTAGTTCCTACCGTTGATAATAAACGCACGGCGGTTCATGATGTTCTGGTTAATACTCCAGCCATGCGGGATTATCTGCTCAAAGGAGACGAGGAAAGCGCCTTACAGTTAATGGAATCCGATACCTATGAAGGAATGCAACTCATTAACCAAGCGTTATTTGAACAGGTGTTAGCCGCGAGGGTGACAATGGAAGAAGCCGAAAAAGTCTCTCCCGATGCTACGGATTTAGATCGTCGCTTCCGCGTCGCCGGGATCGATTCTTCTGGTATGGCCCGCCAATTCAAAGAAGGTAAATCGCCGTTTAGTGCTTAA
- the coaD gene encoding pantetheine-phosphate adenylyltransferase, which yields MIALYPGSFDPVTLGHLDVIERGCKLFERVIVAVLGNPNKKPLFTVEERIEQMRDSTQHLNNLEVASFDGLTVDYAKLRNAQVLLRGLRVLSDFELELQMALINKTLSTEIETVFLATSKEYSFLSSSAVKEIARFGGSVDHLVPNHVAKKIYKCYARNQPQDLNPNKMDSV from the coding sequence GTGATCGCCCTTTATCCTGGTAGTTTTGATCCGGTTACGCTAGGACATTTAGATGTTATCGAACGAGGTTGTAAACTGTTTGAACGGGTGATTGTGGCGGTATTGGGAAATCCGAACAAAAAACCTTTATTTACCGTAGAGGAACGGATTGAACAAATGCGCGATAGTACCCAACATCTGAACAATTTAGAAGTAGCCAGTTTTGATGGTCTAACGGTAGACTATGCAAAACTACGGAACGCTCAAGTTTTGCTCCGAGGGCTACGAGTTCTTTCAGATTTTGAATTAGAACTGCAAATGGCCTTGATCAATAAAACCCTATCAACAGAAATTGAGACCGTGTTTTTGGCAACCTCAAAGGAATATAGTTTCCTTTCTAGTAGTGCTGTCAAAGAGATTGCTCGATTTGGGGGTTCCGTTGATCATCTTGTTCCTAATCACGTTGCTAAAAAAATCTATAAATGTTACGCCAGGAATCAACCCCAAGACTTGAACCCGAACAAAATGGACTCCGTGTAG